TACCCGACAAAACCAGGCGGTTTTCTGGGAAGGAAAACTGGCTGAACGGATTTCCCTTCTCACCGGCGAGGGGGTCGAAGCGAAGACCATCGACAGAGATCCGGCCGTTAAAATGATCAAGGCCAGGATAAAGAGGGCCAAGGCCCGGCTGAGAACCATCGCGGCCATGGCCCGGAAGATCGAGGATAAAGCTCGGACGAAGGCGGAAAAACTCGCGCTGCCGAAGGAGGAAAAGTCCAGAAAGAAAGTCGCCGCTGAAGATGTCGCGGAAGAGAGCAAACGGCAGCAGAAAAAGAAACAGAAAAAAGAAAAGAAGGAAAGTGATGCCGTGGCTCAGACACAACCGCAGTAAGTGTGGCGGCACGGTGACGGCACTGATTTGAAGGGGCTCCGGCAGGAGCCCCTTTTTTACAGGCCTTCGTCCCGTGCGCTTCGGAAGAAAAACAGGACCACCATCGCAAGAAGAGCCAGCAGACCATTGATTTTCCATGCTATTCCATAGGAACCTGCCCTGTCGTAGATGATCCCGCCCGCGAGAGGACCCAGGCTGCCGATACCGGCGATAAAGAAGGAAAGCGTGCCATAGGCGGACCCCAGAATCCGGCGTCCGAAACGGCGGGAAAGGAGGACCGGGGGCATGGTCGACAGTGAGCCGTAACCAAAGCCGAATACGGAGGCGTAGAGATACAGGCCGACAGGCGTGGTCATGCGGATCAGCATAACAATGCCGAGGGTCATGAAAAAAAAGCCGATCAAGCCCGAATAGGTGGGATCACGAAGCCGGTCACTGAACCAGCCGTAGAAGAATCGTCCAAAAGCGCTCGCGAAGCCCACAAGCCCTATCGATGTGGCGGCGGAAACCTTATCGACGCCCATCTCCAAAGCATAAGGCACCTGATGCACGAACATCATGAACACGATCAGCGAACCCGTGCTGTAGCAGTAGGCAAGTATCCAGAAGCGGTAGTCTCCGAGAACCGAACGGACCGACGAATAGTCCTCCGACCTGTCAACGCTGCTGACGGTTCTCCACTGGTCCGCGGTTATTCCGTCGGGATACATGCCGTGTTCCTCCGGCGTCGATTTTCTCATCAACGTCTGCGACACAAGGGTGCCCAGGACAAAAACGGCAACGCCCATGGTAACGAAACCCGTCCGCCAGCCGAAATGCTGGACAACCCAGCCCGCCATGGGCGCTATAATGAGTGTCCCCAGGCCGATACCCACGGAACCCATGCCGACGGCGGTTCCCCTGCGGCGGACAAACCACTTTCCCACGGAGGAACCGGCCACCACGACACCGAAGCAGGACGCGCCGAGCCCGCAGAACACCCCGTAAAAAACATAGAGCCAGGCAGGATTTGCGGCTACGCTGGCGACAATGAATCCGAGCGCCACAAGGAAGACGCCGGTTGTCATGATCCACCGGGGAGCCATGCGGTCCAGGAGACGGCCCCAGAAAATGCCTCCGGCGGCATACATGAAAAGGCTGATCGTGGCCGCCAGTGATATGACGGACATGGACCAACCATACTCTTCGAACATGGGGGTCACGAAGACGCCGAAGCTGTAGCGCGCCCCGTAGTTGATGCCCATCATGATGAAGGCACCGATGACCACGTACCATCCCCAGAAGAACCTGGGCTCGGGCCTGTCGATAACGCTCTGGGAAGAACTTCCACGGTCAGTCTGATTCATGGCACCATCATTTCTTGTTTTCCCGCAGGGATTCAGGACACCGCCGCCCCGGTCCGAGCTTTACGGTGTTCCGTTCCTGTGATAGGGTGGCGTTCATCGCGATCGCGGGACAACACGTAGAAACCTTTATTGGAAAACTATCGATTGTGTCATTTCGACCGCAGGGAGAAATCTTGCAACATATCGATAGTAAAGAAAGATTTCTCGTCGCGATGCTCCTCGAAACGACAACATTAAAGGTCTTACGTAAGGATACACGAACGAAAGTACTTCATGGCACAGGCGAAAAAAAACTACAAGGCCCGAAGACAGTTCAGGGAACGCAAGGCCGGCAGCAGCCGACGCCGGGTTCACCAGGATCACGAGGATCAGAAGCATTCCCGGCCGTTCCGGATGAAACCGGAAATCGATGGCGATCTGAAACGCCTTTTTTCAGGGATCGGCAAACCGGCATCGGTTCCTTTCGCGGCAGATCCCTTTCAGATTGAAGCCCTGAAGGCAATCACAAGGACAGACTGCCTTGTCACGGCTCCAACGGGAGCAGGGAAAACCTGGATCGCCGAAAGAGCGATCGCCCAAACCCTGGAGCGGGGAGGACGCTGCTGGTACGCGTCGCCCCTGAAGGCATTGTCAAACTCAAAGTGGGTTGAATTCGGAGAGATTTTCGGGGCTGACCGGGTGGGAATCCTCACGGGCGACACCAAGGAAAACACCGACGCGCCGCTCGTTGTGGGAACCACGGAAATACTGAGAAACCAACTCTACGACTCCATGCACCGTGGAGAGATGCTCGACTGTGACCTGGTCGTCCTTGACGAGGCACACTTTCTGGGAGAAAGAGAGCGGGGCGTCGTCTGGGAGGAAGTCATGATCTATCTTCCCCCCCGGATCAACATGCTCCTGCTTTCGGCCACTATAGGCAACGCCGATGAAATCGCCGCCTGGCTTGAAACCATTCGCGACAAGGAATGCCTCGTTGTCGAAGAAACCAGGCGTCCCGTTCCGCTTCACCCCCTCTTTCTTCATCCCTCGGGACGGATGATTCCTCTCCTGAAGGGACGGGCACTGCATGAAAAGGTTGTTTCCTTCATGGAAAAAAGTCATTCGCGGGCACGGGCTTCTCGATTACCGCCCTTCGGCGACATACTGGTCGTTTTGAGGGCCATGAATCTCCTGCCTGCCATCTTCTTCCTCAAATCCCGTGACGAGTGCGACGCCGCCCTTTCGCTTTGCCACAGCTACCCCCGACGTAAAGACGGGAAGAGCTTCGAATCGGAACTGAATGTCTTCCTCGATGACTACCCGTTTCTCATGGACCACAAGCAGCTGACGGCCCTGCGACGGCTCCGGTGCGGCTCTCACCACGGCGGACAGCTCCCGGCCTGGAAATTCCTGGTGGAACACATGATGAAAAACGGCTTCCTGGAAGCGGTCTTCGCGACATCCACCATGGCGGCGGGCGTTAATTTTCCGGCCCGTACAGTGGTTCTTTTCAATTCCGACCGCTTTAACGGTCACGAGTTCATCCCCCTTGACGCAACGGAATTCCACCAGATGACGGGCAGGGCCGGGCGGCGGGGACTGGACAAGATCGGCTTCATGGTTGCCGTTCCGGGGAAATTCATGGATCTCTTCCACCTGAAAAACATGCCGGCCCGAAGGCCTGAACGAATCCAGAGTCGTATACGCAACGACTTTTCCATGGTTCTCAATCTGCTCCTGTCCCATGGGCCCGATGAAATCAAGGCCATCTTCCAGGCTTCCTTCGCGGATTTCCGGCCCACAAAAAAAAAGCATCCCCGGAGCGGCAGCCTCTGGGGGGATTTTCTCCGCTACCTGGCATTCCTGCAACAGGAAGGCTACGTTGATGGTGACGGCCGTCTCACGGAATCGGGACTGTGGGCATCACGGCTTCGCCTGGACCTGCCCCTGCTTATCGCCGAATGCGTAAAAAAGAACGCGTTCCCCGGCGAGGATCCGGCTTTACTGGCGGCGGTGGTTGCCCCTTTCGTTTCCGATCGGGGACAGGACGTGATCGTTCAGAAAAGCAGCGTCCCCAAGAAGCTTCGAAGAGCCTACGATGATATCACGAAATCCGTCAAGCCGCTGGCGGACCGTATGAAAGAGGCGGGCTTTGAGGTTCCGCCCCTCCCGCTCTGGGCGTCCCTCGCCCTCTATCATTGGGCCCGGGGGTTTCATTGGAGTCTCGTAACCAGGAGTCTGAGAATCGCCGACGGCGACCTGGCCATGCTCATATCGCGCACGGCGGACAATCTACGCCAGATCGGCGCGCTCAGGGATTCGCACCCACATATCGCCTCGATGGCCCTGGAAGCACGAGACCTCATCCTGCGGGAACCTGTCGTATTCGACCAGACGATAAAGATCGTTTCTACTTGACAGGTCACATGGAACACTATATAAGGCGACCCCTACACGTACACGCTATACGTCCCCATCGTCTAGAGGCCTAGGACACCGGCCTTTCACGCCGGCGACCGGGGTTCGACTCCCCGTGGGGACGCCAGAAAACACGAACAGGGGGTTGGAACATCTTTTCCTGCCCCCTGTTGTGCTTCTGGAATTCCATTTCCCACCCTGTTTCCCACTTGGGTCTACAAATATAGACACCGGACGATAATAGCCCCCATTGTCAGAGGCACGTGACAGACTGTCCACGATAATGGGCCATGTTTGCCCTGAAAAAGCCACAGCGGTGCCTTTCTGGACACTACCTTGTCGATCCTGAAAAATAATCTATATTCATACTATTACTGGACAATGTATGGTATGTGTGCCATAGGCCTTGCAAGATTTCAACAACAAAGCCACAGGAAGCTTGCAAATTGCACCTATGAAACCGAAGCGACCTACTGCCCTGACCAGGGCCGTCCGGCCATCAGCACCCGTCTGATGGTTTCCCTGCGTTACCTCATGTACATACACAACCTCAGCGATGAAGGCGCTCTTGACGGGCGCTACGAGTTCGGCTGCAAGGTGAGCGTTGCGGCGATCGAACCGGGGATCGGTCATGTAAAACGTGAGCATCGGATGGATCGTAACCGCCTGAAGGGAACCGAAGGAGACCGGATCAATGCGATCCTCTGTGCCGCCGGGATGAACTTCCGGAAGCTGCAGCGCTTCGCTGCCGCTTTTTTGCGCTCATTGTTCCTGCAGTACTTCGGCGGCTGCCAACGGCCTTGGT
This sequence is a window from Syntrophales bacterium. Protein-coding genes within it:
- a CDS encoding MFS transporter, yielding MNQTDRGSSSQSVIDRPEPRFFWGWYVVIGAFIMMGINYGARYSFGVFVTPMFEEYGWSMSVISLAATISLFMYAAGGIFWGRLLDRMAPRWIMTTGVFLVALGFIVASVAANPAWLYVFYGVFCGLGASCFGVVVAGSSVGKWFVRRRGTAVGMGSVGIGLGTLIIAPMAGWVVQHFGWRTGFVTMGVAVFVLGTLVSQTLMRKSTPEEHGMYPDGITADQWRTVSSVDRSEDYSSVRSVLGDYRFWILAYCYSTGSLIVFMMFVHQVPYALEMGVDKVSAATSIGLVGFASAFGRFFYGWFSDRLRDPTYSGLIGFFFMTLGIVMLIRMTTPVGLYLYASVFGFGYGSLSTMPPVLLSRRFGRRILGSAYGTLSFFIAGIGSLGPLAGGIIYDRAGSYGIAWKINGLLALLAMVVLFFFRSARDEGL
- a CDS encoding DEAD/DEAH box helicase — its product is MAQAKKNYKARRQFRERKAGSSRRRVHQDHEDQKHSRPFRMKPEIDGDLKRLFSGIGKPASVPFAADPFQIEALKAITRTDCLVTAPTGAGKTWIAERAIAQTLERGGRCWYASPLKALSNSKWVEFGEIFGADRVGILTGDTKENTDAPLVVGTTEILRNQLYDSMHRGEMLDCDLVVLDEAHFLGERERGVVWEEVMIYLPPRINMLLLSATIGNADEIAAWLETIRDKECLVVEETRRPVPLHPLFLHPSGRMIPLLKGRALHEKVVSFMEKSHSRARASRLPPFGDILVVLRAMNLLPAIFFLKSRDECDAALSLCHSYPRRKDGKSFESELNVFLDDYPFLMDHKQLTALRRLRCGSHHGGQLPAWKFLVEHMMKNGFLEAVFATSTMAAGVNFPARTVVLFNSDRFNGHEFIPLDATEFHQMTGRAGRRGLDKIGFMVAVPGKFMDLFHLKNMPARRPERIQSRIRNDFSMVLNLLLSHGPDEIKAIFQASFADFRPTKKKHPRSGSLWGDFLRYLAFLQQEGYVDGDGRLTESGLWASRLRLDLPLLIAECVKKNAFPGEDPALLAAVVAPFVSDRGQDVIVQKSSVPKKLRRAYDDITKSVKPLADRMKEAGFEVPPLPLWASLALYHWARGFHWSLVTRSLRIADGDLAMLISRTADNLRQIGALRDSHPHIASMALEARDLILREPVVFDQTIKIVST